GCCGATAACCGTAACAGTAATTGTAATGTCATGTATGGATTTCTGTTTTCTGATGATGAACCTAAACAGAATGCTGTACTTAATAATATAATTATGATTGGGTAAATGATCTCTATAATCACCACTATGGCTACCAGTAGAATCATCTACTACTACAGCTACTACGAATGACAACTGCAGGACAAGCGCACTGCAAGTACAAGGCCAAAAAAGCTGTTGCTGAAGAGAGGATAGTCTGATTTGTGCTGACTGCATGGGTCACCAGCCAGCTGATCTCAGCATGTGAGCAGTTTTGCCTACCCCCAAGCCCACAAGCCCAGAGCGACATAACAATGAAAATGACAAAACAGGAGAGTAAAATGTAACACAGAAACTAAATTTGCTTGTCAGTGTCAGTGAAGTAAAATCTCATACTATAAAGCGAACTTGAAATAAGACAACTAAAAGGGAATGTTTAATTTTGCATGGCACTGTAGTGCATAGAATAACTGGACATGGTGTAGGTATAGTGGGCACACACAGAATCGTAGTGGGTGGTGTAGGCACTATGAGAGGGGAGTCTAGCACCACACTGTAAACACCTCTCAGACAAATGACTTTTCCACCAGCCATGACTCAGAGAACTAGTGAAGCACTCTCTCCATGACTaagagaaggaacagagagagaaagaggagtgaGGATTTAACAGGggatgaaggaaagaaagacaaTATATTACTTTGATATAATAAGAATCTATTAAGATGAGTCCCTTGTGATGAATTGTCTACTTTTCAAGGGGTCCTTAAGACCCAAAACGATGTTAGGTCGAGAGAAACAAAATGAAAACTAAGGAGGCAAATAAAAaacagaatgagaaagagagaaaaacaaattaaGTAAAACAAACTGCCCTCCAGCCAGAACATCTCAGAATACATAAAAGGGAGTTTCTTAGTGGTTGTGTTGCTATAGACAACAGAGGGGTGTGTTTGggttgcctctgtgtgtgtcgtgtgtgtgagtgtgtaattgtgtgtgtcagagttggGAGACTGGAACGCAGCATTGACCAGTGGAATCTGCAGCAAAGGAGGGGAGGTCTGAAATAACTATGCACAGACCCCTACtaagatatacacacacaaacacacgctcactcactcatttgTTGGCTGTAAAGGGGAGGATAGAccttcaggcacacacacacacacacacatactcccccaTATCTAATCAACACCAAGTAGGAGCATTATGCGATTAAGGCCCCATTTCATAATAAAGCATAAATCATGGACTACTCCCAACACTCGAGCGCACAAAACTTTGGCACAAAAGCATTTTGCAATAGCCTGTCTCATTTGCAATTTCAAATGCTTGCAAATATAAGGCTTGAGCAAATTGTCCCAAAGCTtgagcaaaaaaaacatttaactgTTAAGACACTTACTATTAACTCACCTCCAGTCTACAGTCCTGAGCGTAACTAAAATCCACAATCTAAGCTTTCCATGGCCGGGTATGTTCAAGTTTACCTTCCTGTCTTTCAGTCGGTAGCCTCTTGTAGAACAATGTCCCATTAAAGTAGGAGGGGGTCAGGATACTATTCAACCCAAGGTGAATGCCTTTCTTCCTGTCAAACTCTTttccatacacacacttttctcCAGTACGCCAAGTTCCAAAGAAGGCCATAATGTGGGTGCAATAACCTTTGAGTTCCTTTTTCTTTGAAGTGGTCTCCAAAGGAAGATAGAACGGCACAGCAGAAGACAGCTGGTTAGACAGAAGACAAGGAGAACATGTCACAATTTCAAATGAGTTGAGAAAATATAGGGAAGGCATACTGTCGCTCAGTGGTAGTGTTTGACTGTAGATCACAAAGTCTCGGGGTTAAATCCCCCTCTGTACATTGTGTTGGATAAAACCATCTGATGAACGAACACAATACATTCTGGAGTTTGAGAATAGTTTAATGGAGGAGGGTGACGTTATTGTTAATAAATGGCTGGTATGCATCTGCAGTGGAGAGTTGAGAGAAACAGCACACATTCACAGCATATGTATGTGTGCTCTATTTTTATATTAATCTATTGGCTGGAGACCCACATGACCTAGCACTGATGTGGCTTACAATATTGCCGTGATGGAAACCCCAAAAAAGTTAGTTTTCCATTAACAAGCCGGTGCATTGTACACTCTAGCGGAACACACGCAGACGGGAAAGAGGGGCGTCCGAGGCTGGAatgtgaggagagggagcgggACTGAGGAGAAGAGTACAGGGGGGCGGGTGGGAAAAGGGAAGGGCTGGAATGGAGGAAATTACAACAAAAGGGGACCAAAAGCATGTGTTTGTATGGTCTTGGAGCACTTGTCTGGCCTGGTCCAGTGTAAGGCAGTTTGAGGTGCTTTTTAAAGGGCAAATAAATGTTACTTTGTTTATCAAGAATGGACAGGGACACCTTGTGTGAGTCAAACATGACAAAACTCAACCTGGAGCTGAGTGATTTTTGTAACTACATAAACGTTCCTGTGTATCTAACTAAAATGGTGGAAGTGCAAGTAAGTTACATGGTAGATAATGTTACATTAATGGAAGGTGTTGCCTGGACCTGTAATGAAAATGAAGGTAATTGTATCCCAATTACCTCTGTTCATTCAACCCAATGTACTGCAAAGTATACTATaacccaaaaaaaacaaaatcatttCATTTTTAAGTTTATAAAGTTAAGTAAAAGAAGGCTATATAGGCATGTCTATGTGTAACTCATTAAGTATTCCAACTGATACAGAATTGGGCAAAGAGTGAGATCTGAGGGCGTGTGTTGGCCTGCAGAACCATGGGCTCACCTTGTTCCTGTCAGGAAAAGCCTGaaggtctctcctccccttcaatgttagccagtgtgtgtgtgtgtgtgtgtgtgtgtgtgtgtgtgtgtgtgtgtgtgtgtgtgtgtgtgtgtgtgtgtgtgtgtgtgtatgtgtgtgtgcgcacgcacgtacgcgtgtgtgtgtctgtgtgttcaggaCAATGGAAGTGAGGAACATGACTCATCACCATGAGGAGAAGCTCTGAACAATATAGTCATTAAGGACTAAAACAAAGGTACTCTGATTGCTTTTGGCAATAGCAAGGGCGAGATGGGATCTGTTACAAAGCTTGGATATTGAAGGTTGTTCATTTTTCTCATGCCAGAGGGAGACACGACAGTGGAAAATGTAATGGTCTTGGAGATTGAGGAATGGAAATATGGaaacaggagaaggaggaggtcgGCTGGGGGCCTGTTTTTGAGGCGGGGATCTGGGAGTGGGGAGGTGTGTTAGATCTCAGGGTTTAGGAGTGTCACACACTTACTGCATAACTGATAGGAGTTTCTTCACAAACACATTAGCACATAGAAAAGCACACGTGCATAAAAAATGATCCTGGCTGTTATGTACTAACAAGTACACAAACATGTACCCATAGACACAGCTACTGTCGTTTTACAAGTACATGATGTCACACATGATTCAAATATTAAGTTATTGTTTCTGGCGATGCTGTCGAGATGCAACATTGAATTTTGTTTCTCAAGACTTTTTGCAGATGATATACAGAATACCTGTGGGTATTTCTGAAAACATTTTCAGGTGGTTTGACTAAATGTTTCTATGTTTCTGCTCTTGTCTTCAGGATGAAGTGAAGGTGCCCTCCAAAGTCAGCGTATCCAAATCCATGAAGGTGCCCGAGTCTATAGGGGGCAGCAAAGGCAGCCAGCTAGAGCTGAAGGAAGTGGTGGAGGaaccaggagaggaaggaggagaagatgacAAAGCCCATGTATACCTCTCCTCtgatgaggaagaggtggaAATCGAGGAGACCGTCGAAGAGTCCCGTACTGAGCGTATCAAGCGAAGCAGCCTCCAGCGCGTGCAGACACTCAAGACGGTCTTCTCCAAAGACAAGATGGACAAGACCAAGCAAAAGACAAAGGACAGCTTGGAGAAAACCAAACAGAAAACAAAGGAGAACATAGAGAAAACCAAACAGAAAACAAAGGAGAACCTAGAGAAAACCAAGCAAAAGACCAAGGAGAACTTGGAGAAAACCAAGCAAAGGACCAAGGAGAACTTGGAGAAGACACGTCATAACATTGAAAAGAAAATGGGAAAGTTGGGAACACGTATGAGCGTGAACCCTGAGCGCAAAGAAAAGATGAAGACCTCCCGGGAGAAGATGAAGAAGTCATTCACGCCCGACCACACCGTCTACGCTCGAGCCAACACCGCCGTCTACAAGGTTCCCCCCTTCACCTTCCATGTCAAGAAGATCAGAGAGGGAGCAGTGGAGATCCAGGGGACTGAGATGGTGGAGGTCTCCCAGGAGGCCTTCAACGGGCTGGAGGGGGAAGTCGAGGAAACAGGTATGGAGATGGAGATGATgaatggaggtggggaggaggaggaagaaatggaagatgaagaagaggatAATGAGGAGAAACTGCTGGACAACGAAGATTTGGAGTTGGAGTTGGCGCTGGAGCGAGAGCGGGAGCGAGAGCGGGACAGGGACAGCGACTAGAGGGAGGATctagaagaaaaaaaggaaggcTGAAAGAGTGAACACAGACCAATCCCAAATCATTTCTTTACTCCTACCAATGTAGACTAATATTGAAATTCAGAAGTTAAAAACCTTTAGTATTTCTATATTGCTTACACTTGCCTCAGGCTTTAGGATGGGGCAAAGAAAGATTTGGGATTGGCAGCTTAGTTTGAAGGTCCTAAAGAGAGGTTGATTGAGGAGGACTTTCGAGGGGTGCAGAAAGGAGGAGTAGAATTGTATGAGGGCTGAgtaagatttgtgtgtgtgtttgtgtgtgtgtgtgtggggggagggggaatccGAACTCCAATGTCGCTCAAAAAAGAGATGAATGTGTGCAGGTTGCTTATAACACAATGTACACGTCTGTGTATTACAAACACCTTTGTAATGGACATATGAATAAGGACTGCATCTGAATTTATTCATAGGTGCTGCATACTAACTCAATAAGTCTACATAAAGTACAGTTAATTCACATGTCAATAAATGATTACAGTACAAAGTGAAACACACCGTATATGTATTACAATTGCAGGGGAATACTGCAGTATCCCTTTCTTATTTGAGAACCATTAACTGATAGTGATAAGTGTTACATATGTCTTTATTCTTCTTTACTATCATTTTATGTAGAGTCACAGAGAATCTATTGTGAACTGTTAATGTTACTCACACTGTCATTTGTGGTGTGAATTGTTTATGAGAGCCCATGATATCACTTTTTGGTTGTGAGCAATGAAAGAATGTGAGAATATGTCACCAGGAATGTAATGTATGAGAAATAATGTCAATCGTTCTTCAAATGAAGGCCTCTTTAAACAGAAATATTATTCGGATAATCTGTTGTGCTGTACAGTTTCTGTAGACACTAAATGTTTTGTCTTGGGAACAGAaagctatttaaaaaaaaatcatagaaGGGGG
This DNA window, taken from Hypomesus transpacificus isolate Combined female chromosome 13, fHypTra1, whole genome shotgun sequence, encodes the following:
- the cavin1b gene encoding caveolae-associated protein 1b — its product is MEVIESSSVHLEQQTLTEISDDEVNLPPSDDEDEAAVKKEQLTLGIEGDVEEEKDDKTDSQVNGVMVLALLDKIIGAVDQIQQTQSGLEARQQEMERSVTGIQGELTKLAKSHSTTSNSVNKMLEKVRKVSVNVKTVRANLEKQGGQIKKLESNENELLKRRNFKVMIYQDEVKVPSKVSVSKSMKVPESIGGSKGSQLELKEVVEEPGEEGGEDDKAHVYLSSDEEEVEIEETVEESRTERIKRSSLQRVQTLKTVFSKDKMDKTKQKTKDSLEKTKQKTKENIEKTKQKTKENLEKTKQKTKENLEKTKQRTKENLEKTRHNIEKKMGKLGTRMSVNPERKEKMKTSREKMKKSFTPDHTVYARANTAVYKVPPFTFHVKKIREGAVEIQGTEMVEVSQEAFNGLEGEVEETGMEMEMMNGGGEEEEEMEDEEEDNEEKLLDNEDLELELALERERERERDRDSD